The following nucleotide sequence is from Salvelinus sp. IW2-2015 linkage group LG26, ASM291031v2, whole genome shotgun sequence.
ggatttatcggtggtgacagtgtttcctagcctcagtgcagtgggcagctgggaggaggtgctcttattctccatggactttacagtgtcccagaactttttggagatagagctgcaggatgcaaatttatgtttgaaaaagctagcctttgctttcctaactgactgtgtgtattggttcctgacttccctgatgagttgcatatcgcggggacaaTTCggtgctagtgcagtacgccacaggatgtttttgtgctggtggagggcagtcaggtctggagtgaaccaagggctatatctgttcttagttcttcattttttgaaagggtattttgaggaaattacttttaaagaacaaccaggcatcctctactgacgggatgagttcaatatccttccaggatatccgggccaggttgattagaaaggcctgttcgcagaagtgttttagggagcgtttgacagtgatgaggggtggtcgtttgaccgcggacccataacggatgcaggcaatgaggcagtgatcgctgagatcctgattgaaaacgtcagaggtgtatttggagggcaagttggtcaggataatatctatgagggtgcccatgttaacggatttagggttgtacctggtgggttccttgataatttatgtgagattgagagcatctagCTTAGGTTGTAGggcggccggggtgttaagcatatcccagtttaggtcacctagcagaacaatctctgaagatagatgggggcattcaattcacatatggtgtctagggcaaagctgggagctgaggggggtctataacaggcggcaacagtgagagacttatttctggagagattcattttttaaattagaagctctAACTGTTTGGGCAttgacctggaaagtatgacagaactttgcaggctatctctgcagtagattgcaactcctccccctggCAGTTCTGGCAGTtctggcagttctatcttgatggaaaatgttgtagttgaggatggaaatctcagaatttttggtggcctttctaagccaagattcagacacggcaaggacatcagggttgggggagtgtgctaaagcagtgagtaaaacaaacttaaggaggaggcttctgatgttaacatgcatgaaaccaaggctgttatggttagagaagtcaacaaatgagagcacctggggacacacagggcctgggttaacctctacatcacccgaggaacagaggaggagtaggatgagggtacggctaaaggctatcaaaactggtcgtctagtgtgttggggacagagaataaatggagcaggtttctgggcgtggtagaaaagattcagggcataatgtactgacaagggtatggtaggatgtgagtacagtggaggtaaacctaggcattgagtgacgatgagagaggttgcatctctggaggcattggttatgctaggtgaggtcaccgcatgtgtggaaggtgggacaaaagaggtatctgaggcatgttgagtgggactaggggctccacagtaaaataaaacaagacTTGCCGAGGAGTCTCGGCAAGCGGCGACGAATGCGGACACGTCAGGAACCATAGTAGGCCACCGAAAGCGCTGACGCATAAAGGCCAGGGTACGACGGGTGCCCAGGttgcaggcaagcctggaggagtgggcccacttcAGGACTGCGGAGCAGACGGCGTCAggaacaaacatccggttatcagGGCCCCCCCAGGGTTCGGCTGGGAACGCTGAGCCTCATGGGCTGCTTCCcgattccccagctgagtgccgtcgccaggcatgaagtgggaaggatggtctcgggttcTGGGGTAGTAGTCGTTGGGGCTATATTGGTGAGACAGTGCATCCGGCTTGACAATCTTGTATCCCGGCCCATATTGAACcgtgtgaacagcagggcccatctggcttgcctggaattgaggcgcatggcggtgcggagatactccaggttcttgtggtcagtccacaCGATGAACGGATGttcctccaacaccatcttcaccTTAAGAAgatcacgatcccccacatcgtaggTCCTTTCCATGGtgttgaggcgatgggagaagaaggcacagggatgtagcttgaggtcAAGGACAGAACGCTACCCCGGGTAACATttcagctgcaccctggacgtaggctgaggccaatccatcactgctctcaccttcccgggatccatctggacactcaCAGCAGAGATTATGTAACCCAGAaagggatggtggagcgatggaactcgcacttctctGCCTTCACAAACAGCTGATTCTCCAGAAGGTGTTGAAGGACCTGCCGGATGTGGATCACATGTTCTTgaggggagcgggagaagacgaggatgtcatcagtgtagacgaaggtgAATCATTTCAACATGTCACAGAGGacatcattcaccagagcctggaacacagcaagTGCGTTGGTGAGGTcaaagggcatgaccagatactcgtagtggccactggctgtgttgaaggcggTCTTTCAGTCGTCCCCCtctcgtatccgcaccaggtggtaggcgttccgtaaatccagcttggaaaacacagtggccccctggagcgacTCGAAGACCGAGAAGATGTGTAGTAACGGTTCTCAACTGTaatgtcattgagtccccggtagtcaatagACGggtgcagggtcttgtcctttttcGCCACATAGaaaaaccctgcgccggcagaagaggaagagggacagataaatccagcagctagggagtccccaatgtaggtatccatagccttggtctccggtcccTACAGAGAGTACAGATGTCCCCGGGATGGCGTGGCGCTAgagagaaggtcaatcccgcagtcgtAGGGTTGGTGTGGTGGAAGCGACgtggcccgggccttgctgaacacctcccggaaGTCCTGGTACTCAGAGGGAATGGCAGAGATCCGGGGcaccttccgagcccccaggaagacgtcctggggcaggttgtgctgacatcaggcaatgggcgtggcagaacagGCTCCAGCCCATAATGGCACCAGTAAACCTGTTAATGAGGGAATTGTGTCGCtgggagaatcccaataccacgggaatcaGAGGGGATTTGATGAACAGGAACTGGatagcctcgctgtggttccccgaaacacccgtaggttgatgggagtggtgttgTGGGTCACtaggcctatagagcgcccatccagtGCTCTTATGTCCAtgtgaatggagaggggctgagtggggatgttcagctcggatGCCAGGGTAGTGTCCAAATTCCTCTCCCTCCGTCATTCCTGTAATCGCCCATCGATATGGctggtcaaagcgatgagggaatcgagctCCGTAGGTAACCCCCGGGCTGAAAACTCGTCCTTGACCTCTTCCGAGACACCGTCCAGGAACATATCGAACAGTGCCTCTTGATTccaagcactctccgctgccaacgtgcggaaatccaccacATAATCAGCTACACTGCGGGAGTCCTGCCGACGCTGGATTAGCCTCCGGGCGGCCTCTGGCCCGGAGAACGGGGCATCAAAGATCTTCCTCACTTCTCCCATGAACCCTTCCAGACTAGCGTATATGGCCGGCTGTTGCTCCCACACggcagtagcccaggtgagagccctcccggacatcatcgtgatgaggtaggctatcttggagAGACCCGAGGGGAAGTAtgagggctgaagctcgaagatgagggcacactgagctaggaacaaaatttgagagaaataagctttttgtgcataaggaaaatgtctgggaacatttatttcagctcatgtaacactggaccaacactttgcatgttgcgtttatatttttgttcagtatagttggtACCTCCTACTAGGTTCCTCCTACAATAGATCACCATTTTTGTGTTTGAAAAGTATGAACCTGTCTATGTTTCTAATAATGTGTTACAGTGTCACTCCAAGCTGATCCTGCCACTCCGTTTAAAGGGTTTCTGTTGGAGGCTAGGGAATCACAGGATGGACCTGCTGTTGGCACCTTCACTCTGCTCACTCYCGCTCATAGCCGCCTTCTTCAGTGCAATGGCAATCCAGTGAGTCTGCTCTAATATAAGTGTTTTCCCCCTCTTGTTGCTTAGTTACCCTCTTATTGCAGTTTATTTTACCCTCCTTATTCCTCATCTCACATGGTCAAGCATCAGTCTCATGATCAGACAATGATACTGGTAAAAAGGTGTCATCAAGCTAAGGAGCTTTGAAATGAACTGTATGGCACCTTTGATGTCAGTCTGTCCATGACTCTAAAATGTGTGTGTAGGCAGCTGCTGTTACCCAACCCAACAACCAAGCCAAGACATTCATTGAAGCCAAGTGGAGAGCACCATACAATGGACTTTTCTATTTCAGGTCATTATTCATGCATTCATTTATTCATGAATGAATTGACTGTAATTGCTGTTGTCGCACTACAGTAAAAGGGACATTGTCTGAAAGCATGTTTCTTTATATTTTtcagagtcacatttattaaaaacatgATGAAGTTCTGGATACCAGAGGCCATTAACATCACCACctgtcctactactactactacccctattactactactactatcacaactcctactatcactactactctCAATACTActaatatcactactactacccctattattactactactactactactcctcctACTATCACTACTCCtgctatcactactactactatcactactcctACTATCACTACTCCTACTATCACTACTCCTACTCCTGCACTGCACACATCTGCACCCTCTACGTGTATGCTTATTAGCACTCTCATTCGGCCTTCACTCTTGGTAATGAGTCTTCCAAAAGGCCAGACACTTTGGCATAAGGTAAGTCATAATATGGATTTCGATATTTAACTTCTAGTTCTTTCAGTGTCTTGTTTAGGGAAATCTCCATGACTTCGTACAGCTGGGgctgtatccacaaagcgtctcagagtaggaaatTGGTCGTTAGTGTggagaatagagacattttactcctactcttatgggtaaaaataaaagctatACATAAAACCTCTTCTTTAGTCATAAGAGTCCCACCTAGTCAACAGATATTTATGAaacctcatgagctgtcctaaccagttaagagttACCAGCAGKTGTGTTGATAATAGAAAAGGACagcgagtcagtggttcctgcacCATAGaataatgttttgatatttctatatgatcaatccataaataatctagccctacatgcaacagtatctCTTGCGCTTTTGAGAATGATTTCACACGAGGCCTGATTCACATGATATGCCTAAATACTTATAACAGCTAGGCTAATAAATAAtcacatgtttttattatttcattGGTGTATATCgtgttatttcaagttatccctATATCGGGCATGCCTATAAATTGGGCAATGGAAAGCATAGGGCTTATGTTAATTTTGATTGTGTTAGGCTAAAATTATAAGACCTTTCAAGTGTTTTATCAAGGCTGACCCTAGgcataagcggtcgcttagggTCCCCgactcaattattattattttattttctggGGGGGGGGTAGAACTCAGTCAGAGTcccaacttactgttgagagttagaattgcagcaaacttgctttaaaactgcaacattgtcTCTGCACCCCATGGTCAAATGTACTTTAAAACCACCAAGAGTGTGGCCACTCAAATGTTTTGCCCACCAACAAAACTTTACTTAGGGCCCCCAAATGGCTAGGGCTGGCCCTTCGTTTTATGAAACACTATCGGCAAGTGACTTGATGCTTACTGTGCTAAAGAGATTCAGAGTTGTTGAATGGGATGGATGAGTGTGTTGATATAATGGTAATTTTATAACAATTTTAACATACCATCACACTGAATGATTCAGTGCAATATGTCGATCACATTATTCAGAATATCAGAAATGGTTTCGAAAAAGGTTATGCATACCAACAAAGTGATCGTGTCATGCATAAACTATACCAAATGCTaatgcaggaacattgcctttaaatttcaatcacgctgtaatgcTGAGCTTCGGCGATACGGAATGAACAGAGCTCTATATTTCCTTTGCGGTACCTCAAAATGTAATGATTACCATTAtgagttgattttactcctggTGCAGAGTTTGTCTGGGCAGTGTCTTAACATCTATATGTAATACATGtagcactagccactttaaactatgacacttttatgtttacataccctacattactcatctcatatgtatatactgtactctataccacctactgcatcttgccaatgccgttctgtaccatcacttattcatatatctttatgtacatattctttatccctttacacttgtgtgtataaggtagttgttgtggaattgttaggttagattactcgttggttattactgcattgtcagaactagaagcacaagcatttcgctacactcgcattaacatctgctaaccatgtgtatgtgacaaataaaatttgatttgatttgaccctaAAACCTACTCCGAGGTGggagttttttttgtttaaacaGGTTCTGATAGGATTCATAGGACCTgttctgagacgctttgtggatacgaaCCGggatgttttgttctatggtccTGCTGCACTTAGTCATGGTGTAGATGATTCTGGTTTAAAGCAGTACCTCTCCAACTGATCTTTTGTCTGAAAATGTTTAGTGTCTACAGTGCCATACTGTCTATTCTATGAGCAGAATGCTGGGCAATGATTTGACAACAGTTGTTATTTTGTTGCAGTTGTTCAAGATTTTGTTGTGTCCTCTCTCAATGGTTGCAGCCATCATTGCCTTTATTCTTTTGCTGCTATGGGAGCCAATACAAGTGAGTATCAATGactttatttaagcaataagccccaaaggggtgtggtatattgagaaatatacagtaccacggCTATGAGCAGATTTTTAGGCACgatgtgtatatttatatatggctgacagccaatcagcattcagggcttgaaccacccagtttataatgtaatttatacaacgggtggttctaatcctgaatgctgatcggTTAAAACCTCACTCCAGCCCGTATCTATTCCACatgttaccaccggctaaatctatgacgttaaaatgcctatttactctgttccatctcactgtgcaatccactgtctcatcaacccagccaggcactttataagcttgatctccactataaaaagcatctagacattatcagatttcttttagactaacatctagttttcaacagcggagatttgtataaaccttgctgcctgtctctccgacatttgcaacattgttttaatattcaaattcgatctccagctgtcccatagtaattaACATGTAGGGGTCGGGactagagagaggcaggcagtgtttcctagccagtcgaaatcatgaatcggcTGGCATAATTTTAATGAAAATATACAAAGAACTGTCAATTGAATAAAGGTCAAactaaacgaagtgcagctagtttgcagtctttccagcttcagtttgaagtgattgtgttagctgtgttgttggctagctccacTGAACaatagtgtcctgacgagagagcacgtTTTCTATRCCAGGCAAAATCGCgactcattagctcattgttatggatgtatccaaataaatgtcactagaaaacagcttaaacaaatgcaaatgcagctactgttattCTTTTTGAcgtttgatgtgactgtaagttagccttagttggctggctagctagcaagcaagggataagtacgttgccagccagtatgaaaatggaacatttagaacgaacgacggggttgcgtccatagatacagaacagaacgactgggtcgtgcctctggcaaccgaaccaacagaacgaacgaccagccggcttgggtagcaaccctagatttgtgtcgggactatatcttgtggaaggaaaAAATAGTATGaagaaattaatcaaaataaagttttaaatgaaaatatgtcagtcattatataaatatattggtAACCCATggaataaaagtgataatgccctcgaagccggtatTTGGAGGAtgtattggcacggtttgccggccctcgtCGAATACCCATGCCAataatatcctccaaacaccagcttcgagagcatt
It contains:
- the LOC111952796 gene encoding putative ferric-chelate reductase 1 gives rise to the protein MCSAQMALAILIGIATIETVTGFSSGGVDMSCGTMLPQHGSPTPEIGPFIVPKHFCSSAAGDETIVSLQADPATPFKGFLLEARESQDGPAVGTFTLLTXAHSRLLQCNGNPAAAVTQPNNQAKTFIEAKWRAPYNGLFYFRVTFIKNMMKFWIPEAINITTCPTTTTTPITTTTITTPTITTTLNTTNITTTTPIITTTTTTPPTITTPAITTTTITTPTITTPTITTPTPALHTSAPSTCMLISTLIRPSLLVMSLPKGQTLWHKLFKILLCPLSMVAAIIAFILLLLWEPIQITLVAVVGVAMVLSLGQTIVVFLPFGSSHELRSICDLVLRVIAFTTEVFTMVAIFVGLEEIEKCCSIHWRMKVMGGYTAWVALFYLMFIYLCCNQSYQRKRNSGIDDKWIVPKRTTLSFEKILKVILVLGNLGFTVALIIGIYTNET